One part of the Moraxella sp. FZFQ2102 genome encodes these proteins:
- a CDS encoding ParA family protein, which translates to MDIIAIANQKGGVGKTTTTVNLASALALIAKKKVLMIDLDSQGNATTSVGLDKNALEYTMADVLLDGVALADAIITTETGLDVIGANRDLAGIDVSLAGVSDAPFLLKQALEQAQKDGKLDYDFIIMDCAPSLSMITVNAFAATDGVIIPMQCEYYALEGVADLIATIEKLKSINDKLHIRGVVRTLFDNRNTLAQDVSAELIKHFGDLVYQTSIPRNIRLAEAPSFGQSIFGYEKSSKGAIAYHMLMNEVLTQTAAR; encoded by the coding sequence ATGGATATTATCGCAATTGCCAACCAAAAAGGCGGCGTTGGCAAAACCACGACCACGGTTAATTTGGCGTCTGCTCTGGCACTGATTGCCAAGAAAAAAGTGCTGATGATTGATTTGGATTCGCAAGGCAATGCCACCACCAGTGTTGGCTTGGACAAAAATGCCTTGGAATACACCATGGCGGATGTGCTACTAGATGGCGTGGCGTTGGCAGATGCGATCATCACGACCGAAACAGGGCTTGATGTCATTGGTGCAAACCGTGATTTGGCGGGCATCGATGTGTCATTGGCAGGGGTGAGTGATGCGCCGTTTTTGTTAAAGCAAGCCTTAGAACAAGCACAAAAAGACGGCAAGCTTGATTATGATTTTATCATCATGGACTGCGCGCCTAGCCTAAGCATGATTACGGTCAATGCCTTTGCGGCGACTGATGGCGTCATCATTCCGATGCAGTGCGAATACTATGCACTAGAAGGGGTGGCGGATCTCATCGCAACCATTGAGAAGTTAAAATCTATCAATGACAAGCTGCACATTCGCGGCGTGGTGCGCACTTTGTTTGATAACCGCAATACCTTGGCGCAAGATGTCTCGGCTGAGCTTATCAAGCACTTTGGCGATTTGGTATACCAAACCAGCATTCCGCGCAATATTCGCCTTGCTGAAGCGCCAAGTTTTGGACAGTCGATTTTTGGCTATGAAAAATCATCCAAAGGCGCGATCGCTTATCATATGCTGATGAATGAAGTGCTGACACAGACGGCAGCTCGATAG
- the rsmG gene encoding 16S rRNA (guanine(527)-N(7))-methyltransferase RsmG, whose translation MTVKFSKISHKADTFAAAIKDAAASLGIALNDDKTLQILRYLDGLLLWGKAYNLTAITDPDDALIKHIFDCMAIIPDLPFAERAGVKLLDIGTGAGLPSVIIAIIRDDWQVDALDSNSKKIRFIRQIASEIGLKNITPIASRIEHHHEDKSQAYDVITSRAFASLSDFVKLAEPCLTDNGMLYAMKGKVPSDDEKQGLDAWQISVKTIQVPKLNDDRCVVYLNR comes from the coding sequence ATGACTGTCAAATTTTCAAAAATTTCGCACAAAGCTGACACCTTCGCTGCCGCTATCAAGGACGCTGCCGCAAGCCTTGGTATCGCGCTTAATGATGACAAGACTTTGCAGATTTTGCGCTATTTGGATGGACTGTTGCTGTGGGGCAAGGCGTATAATTTGACTGCGATCACCGATCCTGATGATGCGCTGATTAAGCATATTTTTGACTGCATGGCGATTATTCCTGATTTGCCGTTTGCTGAGCGTGCAGGCGTCAAGTTGCTTGACATCGGCACAGGCGCAGGCTTGCCATCGGTGATTATCGCCATCATTCGTGATGATTGGCAAGTGGATGCGCTGGATAGTAACTCTAAGAAAATCCGCTTTATTCGTCAGATCGCCAGTGAAATCGGACTTAAAAATATCACGCCGATCGCAAGCCGTATCGAGCATCACCACGAGGATAAGTCACAAGCTTATGATGTGATCACATCGCGAGCTTTTGCAAGTCTTAGTGACTTTGTAAAACTTGCTGAGCCTTGTCTTACCGATAATGGTATGCTGTATGCGATGAAAGGCAAAGTGCCAAGCGATGATGAAAAGCAAGGCTTGGATGCATGGCAAATTAGCGTAAAAACCATTCAAGTGCCAAAGCTTAATGATGATCGCTGCGTGGTGTATTTGAACCGCTAA
- a CDS encoding ATP-binding protein, whose translation MKPEDYQNLLNSHKLEISALKRYTNPESLPKNSRVKLPKPAIDFGQKRAIKAINTALDIRANGYHVFAVGENGLGKRTLITRLLSERAKAMPTPNDWVYVHNFADSRRPIAIDFPAGLAASFQSKTHKLWQMAKKKLAAKLLGDTHQSHIDAIKNNITIAQNERFAAINAKAVNFNLILKSSADGRTQFVAIDEHKPIDTDALAKLQKQLANAQLELEDLEDATHDALDKLHQSTAEKVLEPMFRPVLTAFKDFPKAIRHLHAMRDDMVKNIARIINEDDEDFVPAVLSDVPSRYAVNVLVSHKAGTGAPIVFEDLPTHLNLLGHIEYTTELGTVLTDVSMIRAGALHKANGGFLLLEAQSLLEHPYAWQGLKRALQSKQIKISSLEQMLTLTGSLSLEPDSVDLDVKVILLGEADLYYELLEFEPEFNSVFKIRADFHDTIARTAESETGLVCKMVDMVKGYELPHFDNTAMAAIIDELSKLADDKNKLDLHANRLSALMVESARIAMMNGDKMVGANHVKSALADMFERTSYLQELYWQEIENGQQIISTTGRATGQINALTVISYADSEFGLPARLTALIQPNFGHGEILDIERDVELGGSLHAKGMLIMSSFLRSLFSEFHELNFSASLAFEQSYAHIDGDSATLAECCALLSALADVPIAQNLAITGSMNQLGQAQAVGGVNAKIAGFFDACVEKGLDGTQGVILPRTNLDQLMLRDDIVAACAADQFAIYAIDDIRQALTLLTGMAVDDKNKNGEYKKTTLFGKIAKRLASWEDDDDDKSDKDMKKK comes from the coding sequence ATGAAACCCGAAGATTATCAAAATTTACTAAACTCTCATAAGCTAGAAATCAGCGCGCTCAAACGCTACACCAATCCCGAGAGCCTACCCAAAAATAGCCGAGTAAAACTACCAAAGCCTGCCATTGACTTTGGACAAAAACGCGCCATCAAAGCGATCAACACCGCGCTTGATATTCGCGCTAATGGCTATCATGTGTTCGCCGTCGGTGAAAATGGCTTGGGCAAACGCACGCTGATCACGCGTCTATTATCCGAGCGCGCCAAAGCCATGCCGACGCCCAATGACTGGGTTTATGTGCATAATTTTGCTGATTCGCGCCGTCCAATTGCCATTGATTTTCCGGCAGGATTGGCGGCAAGCTTTCAATCAAAGACGCACAAACTATGGCAGATGGCGAAGAAAAAATTGGCCGCCAAATTGCTTGGCGACACCCACCAAAGCCACATTGACGCTATCAAAAATAACATCACCATTGCCCAGAATGAACGCTTTGCCGCGATCAATGCCAAGGCGGTGAATTTTAACTTAATCTTAAAATCATCTGCTGATGGTCGTACGCAGTTTGTCGCCATCGATGAGCATAAACCCATTGACACCGATGCACTTGCCAAGCTACAAAAACAGCTTGCCAATGCACAGCTTGAGCTAGAAGATCTGGAAGATGCGACGCATGACGCACTTGATAAGCTGCACCAAAGCACAGCAGAAAAAGTGCTTGAGCCGATGTTTCGCCCTGTCTTGACAGCGTTTAAAGATTTTCCAAAAGCCATCCGCCACTTGCACGCCATGCGCGATGACATGGTCAAAAATATCGCACGCATCATCAATGAAGATGATGAAGATTTCGTCCCTGCGGTGCTGTCAGATGTGCCGAGCCGCTATGCGGTCAATGTACTGGTGAGTCATAAGGCAGGAACAGGTGCGCCGATTGTTTTTGAAGATTTGCCGACGCATTTGAACTTACTTGGTCATATCGAATACACCACAGAGCTTGGCACGGTACTGACCGATGTCAGCATGATTCGCGCAGGTGCGCTGCACAAGGCAAATGGCGGATTTTTGCTGCTTGAAGCGCAAAGCCTACTTGAGCATCCTTATGCATGGCAAGGGCTCAAGCGCGCACTACAGTCCAAGCAAATCAAAATCTCAAGCCTTGAGCAGATGCTCACCTTGACAGGCAGTCTGTCACTTGAGCCTGACAGCGTCGATTTGGATGTCAAAGTCATCTTGCTTGGTGAAGCTGATCTTTATTATGAATTATTAGAATTTGAACCTGAATTTAATTCAGTGTTTAAAATTCGTGCTGATTTTCACGATACCATCGCGCGCACCGCCGAGAGCGAAACAGGACTGGTGTGTAAGATGGTGGACATGGTCAAAGGCTATGAACTGCCGCACTTTGATAATACTGCGATGGCAGCGATTATCGATGAGTTATCTAAGCTTGCCGATGACAAAAATAAGCTTGATCTACACGCCAATCGCTTATCTGCACTGATGGTCGAATCGGCGCGTATCGCGATGATGAACGGCGATAAAATGGTTGGTGCAAACCATGTCAAATCTGCACTTGCTGATATGTTTGAGCGCACAAGCTACCTACAAGAGCTGTACTGGCAAGAGATCGAAAACGGTCAGCAAATCATCAGCACCACAGGGCGCGCCACAGGGCAAATCAACGCCCTAACGGTCATTAGCTATGCTGACAGTGAGTTTGGTCTGCCTGCGCGCTTGACGGCATTGATTCAGCCGAATTTCGGTCATGGCGAAATCCTAGATATCGAGCGAGATGTCGAACTTGGTGGTAGTCTGCACGCCAAAGGAATGCTGATCATGTCAAGTTTTCTGCGCTCATTGTTTAGTGAATTTCATGAATTGAACTTCAGTGCATCACTGGCGTTTGAACAAAGTTATGCACATATCGATGGCGACAGTGCCACACTGGCTGAGTGCTGCGCGCTGTTATCTGCGCTTGCCGATGTGCCGATTGCCCAAAATCTTGCCATTACAGGCTCGATGAATCAGCTGGGACAAGCGCAAGCGGTCGGTGGCGTGAATGCCAAGATCGCAGGCTTTTTTGATGCTTGTGTCGAAAAAGGACTTGATGGCACACAAGGGGTTATTCTGCCACGCACAAACCTTGATCAGCTCATGCTCAGAGATGACATCGTCGCTGCCTGCGCTGCCGATCAATTCGCCATCTATGCCATCGACGACATCCGCCAAGCACTCACCCTGCTCACCGGCATGGCGGTCGATGATAAGAACAAAAATGGTGAATATAAGAAAACCACGCTGTTTGGTAAAATCGCCAAACGCTTAGCATCATGGGAAGATGATGACGATGATAAATCCGATAAAGATATGAAGAAAAAATAA
- the nth gene encoding endonuclease III, whose translation MSEPKRVSFFQKLAKHIKEPVTELNYSSDFELLIAVMLSAQATDKSVNIATDKLFKVANTPQAILDLGLDGLKSYISSIGLYNSKATNVIKTCQDLLDKHGGQVPRTRAELEALAGVGRKTANVVLNTAFGQPVMAVDTHIFRVGNRTGLATGKTVLAVEKALMKRIPTQYLVDAHHYLILHGRYTCMARSPKCGACVVFDECMFKDKEKWAQID comes from the coding sequence ATGAGCGAACCAAAGCGTGTATCATTTTTTCAAAAGCTTGCCAAGCATATCAAAGAACCTGTCACTGAGCTGAATTATTCGAGCGACTTTGAGCTATTGATCGCGGTGATGCTCTCAGCCCAAGCCACAGATAAAAGCGTGAACATCGCTACCGATAAGCTATTTAAAGTGGCAAATACACCACAAGCGATACTTGATCTAGGTTTGGATGGTCTAAAATCTTATATTAGCTCCATCGGCTTATATAATTCAAAAGCCACCAATGTGATCAAAACTTGCCAAGATTTGCTTGATAAGCATGGCGGGCAAGTACCCCGTACTCGAGCCGAGCTTGAAGCCTTGGCGGGCGTGGGTCGCAAGACTGCCAATGTCGTGTTAAATACCGCATTCGGTCAGCCTGTGATGGCGGTAGATACACACATTTTTCGCGTTGGTAATCGCACGGGGCTTGCCACTGGCAAAACTGTCCTAGCGGTCGAAAAAGCACTGATGAAACGCATTCCGACGCAGTATCTGGTCGATGCGCACCATTATCTGATCCTGCACGGCCGCTACACTTGTATGGCGCGCAGCCCTAAGTGCGGTGCGTGCGTGGTGTTTGATGAATGTATGTTTAAAGATAAGGAAAAATGGGCACAGATTGACTGA
- the argS gene encoding arginine--tRNA ligase — protein MNIQQLLNDKVYQAMIAAGASEDAQALVRQSGKPQFGDYQANGIMGAAKKLGKNPREFAQSVLDHLDLSEIADKTEIAGAGFINIFLKNDWIANSANAANSNDKLGVNTTQNQRVVVDYSSPNVAKEMHVGHLRSTIIGDSVVRTLEFLGNTVIRANHVGDWGTQFGMLIAYLEKMQNENATDMDLSDIEEFYRQAKLNYDNDEAFAEKSRNYVVKLQSGDEYCLSMWRKLVDITMTQCQATYDRMNVTLTPNDVMGESLYNPMLPQVVQALKDQGLAVEDDGAVVVFLDEFKNKDGEPMGVIIQKKDGGYLYTTTDIAAAKYRYETLQGDRALVFTDARQAQHMAQAWLITRKAGFVPESFSLEHFTFGMMLGKDGKPFKTRTGGTVKLNDLLDEAIERATVLINEKNPDLTDSEKQAVINAVAIGAVKYADLSKNRNTDYVFDWDNMLSFEGNTAPYMQYAYTRIRSIFAKAGIDGNSLTGDITISDDKERALAVKLLQFEEVLLSVAKDGLPHLLCQYLFELAGVFSGFYEACPILSADEATKTSRLLLANLTAKTLKQGLDLLGIKTVEKM, from the coding sequence ATGAATATTCAACAATTATTAAATGATAAAGTCTATCAAGCGATGATCGCAGCGGGCGCAAGCGAAGATGCGCAAGCCTTGGTGCGTCAGTCAGGCAAGCCACAATTTGGTGATTATCAAGCCAATGGTATCATGGGCGCTGCCAAAAAACTGGGCAAAAATCCTCGTGAATTCGCCCAAAGCGTATTAGATCACCTAGACCTTAGCGAAATCGCTGACAAAACTGAAATCGCAGGTGCGGGTTTTATCAATATTTTCTTAAAAAATGATTGGATTGCAAACAGTGCCAATGCTGCCAATAGCAATGACAAACTTGGCGTAAACACCACCCAAAATCAGCGCGTCGTCGTCGATTATTCATCGCCAAATGTCGCCAAAGAAATGCATGTCGGTCATCTACGCTCGACCATCATCGGTGACAGTGTCGTGCGTACACTTGAGTTTCTGGGCAATACCGTCATCCGCGCCAACCATGTCGGCGACTGGGGCACGCAGTTTGGTATGCTGATCGCTTATCTTGAAAAAATGCAAAACGAAAACGCCACCGATATGGATCTATCCGACATCGAAGAGTTTTATCGTCAAGCGAAATTAAACTATGATAACGATGAGGCCTTTGCTGAGAAATCGCGCAATTATGTGGTCAAGCTACAAAGTGGCGATGAGTATTGCTTGTCAATGTGGCGTAAGCTTGTCGATATCACCATGACCCAATGCCAAGCGACTTATGATCGCATGAATGTGACTTTAACGCCAAATGATGTCATGGGTGAAAGCCTGTATAACCCAATGCTACCACAAGTTGTGCAAGCACTCAAGGATCAAGGCTTGGCAGTTGAAGATGATGGCGCTGTTGTTGTATTTTTAGATGAATTTAAAAACAAAGACGGCGAGCCAATGGGTGTCATCATTCAGAAAAAAGACGGCGGCTATTTATATACCACCACCGATATCGCCGCTGCCAAGTACCGCTATGAGACCTTGCAAGGCGATCGTGCATTGGTCTTTACCGATGCTCGTCAAGCACAGCACATGGCACAGGCTTGGCTCATCACTCGAAAAGCTGGCTTTGTGCCTGAGTCATTCAGCCTTGAGCACTTCACTTTCGGCATGATGCTTGGCAAAGATGGCAAACCCTTCAAAACCCGTACAGGCGGTACAGTAAAACTTAACGATCTACTGGACGAAGCCATCGAGCGCGCCACCGTGCTGATCAATGAGAAAAACCCTGATTTGACCGACAGCGAAAAACAAGCGGTCATCAACGCCGTCGCCATCGGTGCGGTGAAATATGCCGATTTGTCAAAAAACCGCAACACTGACTATGTGTTTGATTGGGATAATATGCTGTCGTTCGAAGGCAATACCGCGCCATATATGCAATATGCCTACACGCGCATCCGCTCAATCTTCGCCAAAGCTGGCATCGATGGCAACAGCTTAACGGGCGACATCACCATCAGCGATGATAAAGAGCGCGCATTGGCGGTGAAACTATTGCAATTTGAAGAAGTGCTATTGTCCGTTGCCAAAGATGGCTTGCCACATTTATTGTGCCAATATCTGTTTGAATTGGCGGGGGTGTTCTCAGGCTTTTATGAAGCCTGCCCGATTCTATCAGCGGACGAAGCAACCAAAACCAGTCGCTTACTATTGGCAAATCTGACCGCCAAAACCTTAAAACAAGGTTTGGATTTGCTTGGCATTAAGACTGTTGAAAAGATGTGA
- a CDS encoding flavin reductase has translation MITNTEFRNAMSKLVSAVHIVTTDGKSGRHGFTASAVCSVTDTPPTLLVCMNGNARSYEHFVENQVLCVNTLSERQADLSGVFASPLTADERFAKAGWTMLATGSPVLCDSLVSFDCQIDEIKTVGTHSIFICKIIAVKSGDGTAKGLAYCDRAYHSVVAQG, from the coding sequence ATGATTACAAATACAGAATTTAGAAATGCGATGTCCAAGCTTGTCAGCGCTGTACATATCGTCACCACCGATGGCAAATCGGGTCGGCATGGTTTTACCGCATCGGCGGTGTGCAGTGTTACCGATACGCCGCCGACTTTGCTTGTGTGCATGAACGGCAATGCGCGCTCGTATGAGCATTTTGTCGAAAATCAGGTGCTGTGCGTCAATACTTTGAGCGAGCGCCAAGCGGATTTATCGGGTGTGTTTGCATCGCCTTTGACTGCCGATGAGCGATTTGCCAAGGCAGGGTGGACGATGCTTGCCACAGGTTCGCCAGTTTTGTGCGATAGCTTGGTGAGCTTTGATTGTCAGATTGACGAGATCAAAACCGTCGGCACGCACAGTATTTTTATCTGTAAAATCATTGCCGTTAAGTCAGGTGATGGTACAGCAAAGGGCTTGGCTTATTGTGATCGCGCGTATCATTCGGTGGTGGCGCAAGGGTAG
- a CDS encoding methionine synthase, with protein MSKLLLPTSTAGSLPKPVWLAEPEKLWSPWKLSGDALREAKQDALLVSLQEQISAGIDIVSDGEQTRQHFVTTFIEHLDGVDFNQRETVRIRNRYDASVPTVVGAVSRPKSVFVDDAKFLRQHTDKPIKWALPGPMTMIDTLYDAHYKSREKLAWEFAKILNEEAKELEACGVDIIQFDEPAFNVFFDELNDWGVAALERAIEGLKCETAVHICYGYGIEANNDWKKTLGSEWRQYEESFPKLQQSNIDIVSLECQNSRVPMDLIELLRGKKVMVGAIDVATNAIETPEAVADTLRKALQFVDADKLYPCTNCGMAPLSRSVARGKLEALAAGAALVRAELS; from the coding sequence ATGAGCAAACTATTATTACCAACATCAACCGCAGGCAGCTTGCCAAAACCTGTATGGCTTGCCGAGCCTGAAAAACTGTGGTCGCCGTGGAAACTGTCGGGCGATGCACTGCGTGAGGCCAAGCAAGATGCACTATTGGTATCACTCCAAGAGCAAATCAGTGCAGGCATTGATATCGTCAGCGATGGCGAGCAGACACGCCAGCATTTTGTGACGACATTCATCGAGCATCTAGACGGTGTGGATTTTAATCAGCGAGAAACCGTGCGTATCCGCAACCGCTATGATGCCAGCGTGCCGACAGTTGTCGGTGCGGTGTCTCGTCCAAAGTCGGTATTCGTCGATGATGCCAAATTTTTGCGTCAGCATACTGATAAGCCGATCAAATGGGCATTGCCAGGGCCGATGACCATGATTGATACTTTGTATGATGCGCATTATAAAAGCCGTGAGAAATTGGCATGGGAATTTGCAAAAATTCTTAACGAAGAAGCCAAAGAACTGGAAGCTTGTGGCGTGGATATTATCCAGTTTGATGAGCCAGCTTTTAATGTATTTTTTGATGAATTAAATGATTGGGGCGTAGCAGCACTTGAGCGTGCCATCGAAGGGCTGAAGTGTGAAACCGCCGTACACATCTGCTATGGCTATGGTATTGAAGCGAATAACGACTGGAAAAAAACGCTGGGCAGTGAATGGCGACAGTACGAAGAAAGCTTCCCGAAGCTTCAGCAATCAAACATTGACATCGTCTCGCTTGAGTGTCAAAATTCGCGCGTGCCGATGGATTTGATTGAGCTGTTGCGTGGTAAAAAAGTCATGGTGGGTGCGATCGATGTGGCGACCAATGCGATAGAGACGCCTGAAGCGGTGGCGGATACTTTGCGTAAAGCTTTGCAATTTGTCGATGCGGACAAGCTGTATCCTTGCACCAACTGCGGCATGGCGCCTCTATCTCGCTCTGTGGCTCGCGGCAAGCTTGAAGCACTCGCAGCAGGGGCGGCACTGGTGCGTGCTGAACTGTCTTAA
- a CDS encoding putative oxygenase MesX, with protein sequence MTTLSCQVKTLKFDENYIPAQSTRLTTNFANLARGDNRKENLQNVIRMIDKRFNDLANWDNPTANRYSVELEIVSADIDVIGDGEFFPAIEMLKTYIIDHKTGQKTDGIVGNSFSSYVRDYDFSVLLREYNQDKPTFSVPDDYGVLHGELFKQILTSDAYTAKFKKAPVICLSVSTTKTYHRTTNVHPILGVEYQQEADSLTDEYFDKMGLKVRYFMPPKSVAPFAFYHAGDLLNDYSNLELISTIATMEAFQKIYRPEIYNANSVAGEVYTPSLTYEDYSLTKVEYDRVERTELAIKQGEYTQEHFIKPYADILAKFVQ encoded by the coding sequence ATGACCACATTAAGCTGCCAAGTCAAAACGCTAAAATTTGACGAAAATTATATCCCTGCCCAAAGTACGCGCTTGACCACCAACTTTGCCAACCTTGCGCGTGGTGATAATCGTAAAGAAAATCTACAAAATGTCATACGCATGATCGATAAGCGATTCAATGATTTGGCAAATTGGGATAATCCGACCGCCAACCGTTATAGCGTTGAGCTTGAGATCGTCTCAGCAGATATTGATGTCATCGGTGATGGTGAGTTTTTTCCAGCGATTGAGATGCTAAAAACCTATATCATCGACCACAAAACTGGCCAAAAAACAGATGGTATCGTCGGTAATAGCTTCTCATCTTATGTGCGCGATTATGATTTTAGCGTGCTACTGCGTGAGTATAATCAAGACAAACCGACTTTTAGCGTGCCAGATGATTATGGCGTACTGCATGGCGAGCTTTTTAAACAAATCTTAACATCAGATGCTTATACAGCGAAATTTAAAAAAGCCCCAGTGATTTGCCTAAGTGTCTCAACCACTAAGACTTATCATCGCACAACCAATGTACATCCGATTTTGGGCGTGGAATATCAGCAAGAAGCTGATTCATTGACCGACGAATATTTTGATAAGATGGGCTTAAAGGTTCGTTATTTTATGCCACCAAAATCTGTCGCGCCATTTGCATTTTATCATGCAGGTGATCTATTAAATGATTATAGCAATCTTGAATTGATCAGCACCATCGCAACGATGGAAGCATTCCAAAAAATCTATCGCCCTGAGATTTATAATGCCAATTCGGTGGCGGGTGAAGTCTATACACCAAGCTTGACTTACGAAGATTATTCTTTAACAAAAGTAGAATATGACCGCGTTGAGCGTACCGAACTTGCCATTAAGCAAGGTGAGTATACCCAAGAGCATTTCATCAAGCCTTATGCAGATATTTTGGCAAAATTCGTTCAGTGA
- a CDS encoding AzlC family ABC transporter permease — protein MTQSNRAAFIQGCQAALPIALGYIPVAIAFGMATTAAGFPTWVIVAMSLFIYAGASQFLLFASIMSGASVTAVVGLCALLDSRHLLYAPLMKRHLKSSDGMIWIAPLITDEVFATAMAKLKDIDRQKPWLIGLAIVSWVSWWGGTIVGIFGGKLLANYPTMSATMNFAFVALFVSLSTHAFISEPRFRIALIVSAIVAVICTQFGHGEIALLVAGFAGVLVQLIISRFIR, from the coding sequence ATGACCCAATCCAACCGCGCCGCCTTTATCCAAGGCTGTCAAGCCGCTCTCCCTATTGCCTTAGGTTATATCCCTGTGGCGATTGCTTTTGGTATGGCGACGACAGCAGCAGGGTTTCCGACTTGGGTGATTGTGGCGATGAGCCTGTTTATTTATGCTGGGGCTAGCCAGTTTCTGCTGTTTGCATCCATCATGAGCGGTGCGAGTGTGACGGCAGTGGTCGGACTGTGCGCCCTGCTCGACTCTCGGCATCTACTGTATGCACCACTGATGAAACGCCATCTCAAATCCAGTGATGGTATGATTTGGATTGCACCACTGATTACCGATGAAGTCTTTGCAACCGCGATGGCAAAGCTAAAAGACATCGACCGCCAAAAGCCATGGCTAATTGGACTTGCTATCGTCTCTTGGGTCTCATGGTGGGGTGGGACGATTGTCGGGATTTTTGGTGGTAAGCTGCTTGCTAATTATCCGACGATGAGCGCGACGATGAATTTTGCATTTGTTGCACTGTTTGTTTCATTATCGACGCACGCTTTTATCAGTGAGCCACGCTTTCGCATTGCGCTGATTGTGTCTGCAATTGTGGCGGTGATTTGTACACAGTTTGGACATGGTGAAATTGCGCTGTTGGTGGCGGGATTTGCAGGGGTGTTGGTGCAGTTGATAATTAGCAGGTTTATTCGATAA
- a CDS encoding AzlD domain-containing protein — translation MAILTALSRALPFLLSDNSPIIRFFTAENSPLAPLGGAIIVAMTMVLALPFFSAPTEHNPLIASVFGIITTIIATMRKINTGMSVIIGMVGFLIGVMVDKVIL, via the coding sequence ATGGCGATTTTGACTGCTTTGTCTCGCGCTTTGCCATTTTTATTATCGGACAACTCACCGATCATTCGCTTTTTTACTGCTGAAAATTCACCACTTGCACCATTAGGTGGTGCGATTATCGTGGCGATGACGATGGTGCTTGCTTTGCCATTTTTTAGTGCGCCAACTGAGCATAACCCCCTCATTGCAAGCGTCTTTGGTATCATCACCACCATCATTGCCACCATGCGTAAGATCAATACCGGCATGAGCGTAATCATCGGCATGGTGGGATTTTTGATCGGTGTAATGGTGGATAAGGTGATTTTATAA
- a CDS encoding PAP2 family protein, with the protein MPYLSNKRLLVEMSIALVMAIVAALTLEHSQIDLMVADWFYLGMGHWMVAKQAFLPDLLLYSGLKKLLMAMLIYLLVATIYRAYHEKKGNAITAKWLVPVAKFRVRELVYLVLTLILVPTVVASLKAYTHVVCPVHLTIFDGTLPYLPMLDSMRNTIPDKCFPAAHASSGFALFAFAFVPSLRRRRGAITIAVMALGWVMGCYKMMIGDHFLSHSVVSMMLAWAMSAGLAWVFFKKGEQV; encoded by the coding sequence ATGCCGTATTTATCAAATAAACGCCTGCTTGTCGAGATGAGCATCGCTCTTGTCATGGCGATCGTTGCTGCGCTGACCCTTGAACATAGTCAGATTGATCTGATGGTCGCTGATTGGTTCTATCTGGGTATGGGGCATTGGATGGTTGCCAAGCAAGCTTTTTTGCCCGATTTACTGCTGTATTCTGGACTAAAAAAGCTACTGATGGCGATGCTGATTTACTTGCTGGTTGCGACCATTTACCGCGCTTATCATGAGAAAAAGGGCAATGCCATCACTGCCAAGTGGCTTGTCCCAGTGGCAAAATTTCGCGTGCGTGAGCTTGTGTATCTGGTGCTGACTTTGATTCTAGTGCCGACAGTTGTCGCGTCATTGAAGGCTTATACTCATGTGGTCTGCCCTGTGCATTTGACAATTTTTGATGGCACGCTGCCGTATTTGCCGATGCTTGATAGTATGCGTAACACTATTCCTGATAAGTGCTTTCCTGCGGCGCATGCCAGTAGCGGATTTGCGCTGTTTGCCTTTGCTTTTGTGCCAAGTTTGCGCCGCCGTCGTGGTGCGATCACCATCGCGGTGATGGCATTGGGCTGGGTGATGGGCTGCTATAAGATGATGATTGGCGATCATTTTTTGAGCCATTCGGTGGTGTCGATGATGCTTGCGTGGGCGATGTCGGCAGGGCTTGCGTGGGTGTTTTTTAAGAAGGGTGAACAAGTTTAA